A DNA window from Malus domestica chromosome 12, GDT2T_hap1 contains the following coding sequences:
- the LOC103450508 gene encoding F-box protein SKIP8 — translation MALHGSSFCVNGNVSLRELNHHPSSPSSRKNNLVVAKTLGKGHKVPLFPGYLRLKLRTEESISSVQASRLRSLRPCNVKGDDSKESSSSGESVILDAQTLERDLDIAIAEENYAKAAQIRDSLKLLMQDSLTSVRAANAQFYEAFKIGDLAAMQALWAQRKEVCCVHPGACGIYGYEDVMTSWDYVWANYEFPLEIELKDVNVYVRADVGYVSCVELVKTKGSSWGGQFATNVFEKIDGKWFICIHHASVLDL, via the exons ATGGCGCTCCATGGATCTAGCTTCTGCGTAAAT GGCAATGTTTCTCTTAGGGAGCTTAATCAtcatccttcttcaccctcttcAAGGAAAAACAATTTAGTTGTGGCAAAGACTTTGGGAAAGGGGCATAAAGTTCCGTTGTTTCCTGGTTATCTTCGGCTCAAATTGCGAACTGAAGAGTCCA TATCCTCTGTTCAGGCCTCTCGATTGCGGTCACTAAGACCCTGTAATGTGAAAGGCGATGACTCAAAGGAAAGCTCAAGCAGCGGCGAAAGCGTCATATTGGATGCACAAACTTTAGAGCGTGATCTAGACATTGCCATTGCAGAAGAGAACTATGCCAAAGCAGCACAAATTCGTGACAGCCTCAAACTTCTGATGCAGGATAGTCTAACTTCTGTTAGAGCAGCAAATGCACAATTCTATGAGGCATTCAAGATTGGGGATTTAGCTGCCATGCAAGCCCTATGGGCCCAAAGGAAAGAAGTCTGTTGCGTGCACCCGGGTGCATGTGGGATCTACGGTTACGAAGATGTTATGACTAGCTGGGACTATGTGTGGGCAAACTACGAATTTCCACTAGAGATTGAGCTGAAAGACGTTAATGTTTACGTTAGAGCGGATGTCGGGTATGTTTCTTGTGTGGAATTGGTTAAGACAAAGGGCAGCAGTTGGGGGGGACAGTTTGCAACAAATGTGTTTGAGAAAATTGATGGTAAATGGTTTATCTGTATTCACCATGCTTCAGTTCTTGACTTGTGA
- the LOC103450507 gene encoding uncharacterized protein yields the protein MGSTSKVQDNVVQRQTSRRTRHVEKAKVRTGVGLQQNDVHCKARKDAGDGAVDQEKSSGSQNGKGNDAAKVDELVKHMSNLPGYLQRPARGEKNQEKVLNVGVLDWGRLEKWKHKQKPFPEKVSGRSSLERAIGSSTSFVVVRNGTNAEQPSSRSSVKSSQKNGLSQGVKPSVRKDMRFQDSKTASKNAIHGQKKISFPRSLGRNHSDMMLDKGKGKYSDKKFPSEMGNAAANLKKYGVSFGPKDKVGTGDGRAMETESDIKKKNNDQRITTEKGAPSPKFRSYDASLSSKGKTIACNDKTENRVEELHKSNISTAHQHCPAAENTVVLSPSKELPQNDFPEVLQLSQPRASGDECMTEPDKISFSGDFSTKEMDFAELCSEVPSEVPHSCPLPSVVDTNTGSNMVPNSSINGKSAGLNFVPAHMRQCSNETQDLLYEDKFVQKNSSEKMLTRSSFDTSKTLDQEDVELATRKGRSPTPHRRFNFSLERLGRSLSFKESSDIPQLSSTYMTVKSGPVRSGTSDCPDNPNREKASTHNRARSSPLRRLLDPILKHKEANLHHSAEAVRPPKSLFNSFVPKPINISESLQNLKAEASWVKASLQITIKNGLPLFKFWVDNINCFAATMKNLSSGKDDFCQYFTFYCINEAKKKIGGWMSQGSKGKSCRYAYNVVAQMKVSSSDLSDVNRQDLSKCVVREAVMLGVDLTQADLESPSVVPHVELAAAVVKLPRKDLSHSEQQCDEEVMEKKGCAKDSSEDICSYSWEDSTIVILPGGVHSSPNKGAPSPLLDRWKSGGLCDCGGWDVGCKLHVLSNQNKCCQSPKTSSACYPFPDTFELFAEEGAQENRPIFSLAPGKDGSYSVEFNTSLSLLQAFFICVVIISSCKPSDLSEVSNMTEAKDFQEPNLNQSNGIQVTGPAKYAPNPPMSPVGRV from the exons ATGGGAAGTACCTCAAAAGTGCAAGACAATGTTGTGCAGCGCCAAACTAGTCGAAGAACAAGACATGTAGAGAAGGCGAAGGTGAGAACTGGTGTTGGTTTGCAGCAGAATGATGTGCATTGTAAAGCAAGAAAAGATGCAGGTGATGGTGCTGTGGACCAAGAAAAGTCTTCGGGAAGTCAAAATGGGAAGGGGAATGATGCagctaaagttgatgagctgGTCAAGCACATGTCAAACTTGCCCGGTTATCTTCAACGCCCTGCGAGAGGAGAAAAAAACCAAGAGAAGGTTTTGAATGTTGGGGTTTTGGATTGGGGTCGACTAGAGAAATGGAAGCACAAGCAGAAGCCTTTTCCTGAAAAAGTTAGCGGCAGGTCATCCTTGGAAAGGGCTATTGGATCATCTACATCATTTGTTGTCGTTCGCAATGGGACAAATGCTGAGCAACCCTCTTCGCGTTCTAGTGTCAAGTCGTCTCAAAAGAATGGCCTTTCACAGGGTGTCAAACCATCTGTCCGTAAAGATATGCGCTTCCAGGACTCCAAAACTGCTTCAAAGAATGCCATTCATGGGCAGAAAAAGATATCCTTTCCCAGGTCTCTTGGAAGAAATCACTCAGATATGATGCTTGATAAGGGAAAGGGAAAATATTCAGATAAGAAGTTCCCTTCAGAAATGGGGAATGCAGCGGCAAACTTGAAAAAGTATGGAGTGTCATTTGGTCCAAAGGACAAGGTTGGCACAGGGGATGGTCGAGCTATGGAAACAGAATCAGATatcaagaagaaaaataatgatCAAAGAATCACTACGGAAAAGGGAGCTCCATCGCCTAAATTCAGAAGTTATGATGCCTCGCTGAGTTCAAAGGGAAAGACAATTGCTTGTAATGATAAAACTGAGAATAGGGTGGAAGAATTGCACAAATCAAACATCAGCACAGCTCATCAACACTGCCCTGCTGCGGAGAATACCGTTGTTCTTTCTCCATCAAAGGAACTGCCCCAAAATGACTTTCCAGAGGTCCTCCAGCTTTCACAACCAAGAGCATCAGGGGATGAGTGTATGACAGAACCTGATAAGATCAGCTTCTCGGGAGACTTTTCTACCAAGGAGATGGACTTTGCAGAACTCTGTTCAGAAGTTCCTTCTGAAGTTCCACACTCATGCCCCTTGCCTTCTGTAGTTGACACTAATACAGGATCAAACATGGTACCGAATAGCTCAATCAACGGTAAGAGTGCAGGGCTTAACTTTGTCCCAGCTCACATGCGCCAATGCTCAAACGAAACACAAGACCTCCTATATGAAGATAAATTTGTACAGAAGAACAGTTCAGAGAAAATGCTTACTCGTTCAAGTTTTGATACTTCAAAAACATTGGATCAAGAAGATGTTGAGCTAGCAACTAGAAAAGGCAGAAGCCCAACCCCCCATCGCCGGTTTAACTTCAGCTTAGAACGGCTTGGTAGaagtttaagttttaaggaAAGTTCAGATATTCCGCAGTTAAGTTCCACATATATGACAGTCAAATCAGGTCCTGTGAGATCCGGAACTTCTGACTGTCCAGATAATCCAAACAGAGAGAAAGCAAGTACTCATAACCGAGCTAGGTCAAGCCCGTTAAGAAGGTTACTAGACCCAATATTAAAGCACAAGGAGGCAAATCTACACCATTCTGCTGAAGCTGTTAGACCCCCGAAATCACTTTTTAATTCCTTCGTCCCCAAGCCAATTAATATCAGCGAGTCATTACAGAATCTGAAGGCTGAGGCATCATGGGTTAAAGCATCTTTGCAAATAACAATCAAGAATGGACTTCCTTTGTTTAAGTTTTGGGTTGACAACATCAACTGTTTTGCGGCAACCATGAAGAATTTATCATCTGGGAAGGATGACTTCTGCCAGTATTTTACATTTTACTGTATTAATGAAGCCAAGAAAAAAATTGGTGGCTGGATGAGTCAAGGAAGTAAAGGCAAAAGTTGTCGCTATGCCTACAATGTTGTTGCTCAAATGAAAGTTTCTAGCTCCGACTTATCTGATGTTAACAGGCAGGACTTAAGCAAGTGTGTGGTAAGAGAGGCTGTTATGTTAGGTGTTGATCTAACACAAGCAGATCTAGAATCACCAAGCGTCGTACCACATGTGGAGCTTGCTGCTGCTGTTGTCAAGTTACCTAGGAAAGACTTGAGCCATTCTGAACAGCAGTGTGACGAGGAAGTTATGGAGAAGAAGGGCTGCGCCAAAGATTCATCCGAGGATATCTGCTCTTACAGCTGGGAAGATAGTACTATAGTCATACTTCCAGGTGGAGTCCATAGCTCACCGAACAAAGGAGCACCTTCACCATTACTTGACCGTTGGAAATCTGGTGGGTTATGTGATTGTGGAGGCTGGGATGTTGGTTGTAAGCTGCATGTTCTCTCAAACCAGAACAAATGCTGTCAGAGTCCAAAAACATCTTCCGCATGTTACCCTTTTCCGGATACTTTTGAACTATTTGCTGAG GAGGGAGCTCAGGAGAACAGGCCAATTTTCAGTTTGGCACCAGGGAAGGATGGAAGCTACTCGGTTGAATTCAACACGTCACTTTCTTTGTTACAAGCGTTCTTCATCTGTGTTGTCATAATCAGCAGTTGCAAACCATCAGATCTTTCAGAAGTTAGTAACATGACAGAAGCGAAAGATTTCCAGGAACCGAATTTGAATCAAAGTAATGGAATCCAGGTGACAGGGCCGGCAAAGTATGCTCCAAATCCACCCATGTCCCCTGTTGGGAGGGTCTAG